A window of Streptomyces sp. NBC_01224 genomic DNA:
GCCTGTGCCGCAGCCGACGTCCAGCATCCGCTGTCCTGGCAGCAGCCCGACCACGTCGATGAGGGTGCCGGTCCAGGAGTCCTGGGCCCGGGTGAGTTCCTCCCACATCTCGTCGGCCGTCAGCTCCCCCGTTTCCGTCCGCACGCCGTCGGTCCACATGCCCAGGTGCATGCTGTCGCCCATGGTCAGGCCGTACAGGCCCCCGAAGCGGTCGTACCATTCGCCGACCTCCCGGGCCGATGGATTGCTCATGTCCAACTCCTCGCTTCCGGGCGGCCCACCAGGTGGGCTGGCACCGCCGGGCCGACCCGGCCGATCGGCTCCGCTGCCCTCCACCACTTCCCCAGGACGGGCGCGCAGTGAGGTCACACGGCGGGGCGCACAGAAGCACGGATGGATCCATGCACTGAATCGCCTACATGCGGCAGGCACACTTCGTTTGCCGTCAAGATCACTTGGCAAACGATCAAGATCGCGTGTCAGAGGTCAGGAGCGCGCGGACCACCTCTACCCTCAACCTCCCAGCTCGCCTCCCAGGAGGGCGTCTGCCTGGGCAAACGGCCTCTCAGGCTCCTAGGCATCACAGACGATCCGGGCAGGCGTGCCCGGTGGTGACATTGGCTTCGCGGTGAGGTCACCGCCGGGCCCGTCCAGCGTGGCACGAGGGTCTGACAGTGAGGATGTACTCGGCATCCTCGGGGGCCTGACTCAGGGTCTGACTGACGCTTCGGCCCCAGCAGCGCATCGGCGGTGCGGGCGGCGTCGTGCTCCGTGTCGAGCAGCGAACTCTTGTAGCAGTCGATGGCGCCGGTGTGACTGAGCGCTCCGGTTGGCCACACTGGGCACCTCGGCTGGCCGCCCCGAAGCGAAGGCTGAAGGGCTTGTCGGTCGTTGGGAGTAGGACTGGCGCCCCATGTGCGCCCCGAGCCTGCTGGCTAGGGTCGGCACTCATGCAGAACACGGAATTCGTTCGTCGCCAGGTGGCGGAACGTAGGCGCGACTCTCTGGAACGGCTCGCCACAGAGCGGGACGTGTGGGTATCAACAGCTCACCCTGATCACGGGCCGCACCAGGTGCCGCTGTGGTTTTCGTGGGACGGTCGAGCGGTGTGGATGTGCACCAGCGCAACTTCCGTGACCGCGCGGAACGTCCGCAAGGAACCACGGGTGCGCCTGTCGCTGCCGGACACCTTCGATGTGGTGCTTCTGCAGGGCGAGGCGGAGTGCTTCACTGACCAGGACGTGCCCGGAGACGCAGCGGACACGTTCACCGGCAAGTTCGGGTGGGATCCGCGCACGGAGAATGGTCCCTTTCTGTACGTGCGCGTGGTGCCGAAGACTGTGCGCGCCTGGCGAGGTGAACCAGAGCTGCGCGGCAGAGTCATCATGCGCGACGGAACGTGGCTGGAGTAGCGGCCGTTATGGGTGGATGGCCTCTCCGTCCCGGTCATGGGGGCCACTTCTGAGCG
This region includes:
- a CDS encoding pyridoxamine 5'-phosphate oxidase family protein — translated: MQNTEFVRRQVAERRRDSLERLATERDVWVSTAHPDHGPHQVPLWFSWDGRAVWMCTSATSVTARNVRKEPRVRLSLPDTFDVVLLQGEAECFTDQDVPGDAADTFTGKFGWDPRTENGPFLYVRVVPKTVRAWRGEPELRGRVIMRDGTWLE